One genomic region from Muriicola soli encodes:
- a CDS encoding NUDIX hydrolase, whose amino-acid sequence MDFIKFSEQISKIKNLPLPGRDAHYKMAPEIRIRELEEGNIIRKNPKKAGVMALFYPGEAYQTHLLLIMRRTYKGVHSSQVAFPGGKKEKGDASILHTALRETYEEVGVLPEKIEVIRSVSEVFIPPSNFEVQPYVGLYADPAPFIIQEDEVEHLIEVPLNKVMDNSYLTSQILSTSYASEIEVPAFNFNGYTVWGATAMMLNEIRELMKQVL is encoded by the coding sequence ATGGATTTTATAAAGTTTTCTGAACAGATATCAAAAATAAAAAATCTCCCACTTCCGGGCAGGGATGCACACTATAAAATGGCACCAGAAATCCGTATCCGAGAACTGGAAGAAGGAAATATTATCAGAAAAAACCCTAAAAAGGCAGGGGTCATGGCCCTTTTTTATCCAGGGGAAGCCTACCAGACACATTTGTTGTTAATCATGAGGCGTACCTATAAAGGAGTGCATTCTAGTCAGGTTGCCTTCCCCGGAGGGAAAAAAGAGAAAGGGGATGCTTCTATTCTTCACACGGCGCTGCGTGAGACCTATGAAGAAGTTGGAGTATTACCCGAAAAAATAGAGGTCATCAGAAGTGTAAGTGAGGTTTTTATTCCACCGAGTAATTTTGAAGTGCAGCCTTACGTAGGCCTCTACGCTGATCCTGCACCTTTTATCATACAGGAAGATGAGGTAGAACATTTGATAGAAGTCCCGCTGAATAAGGTTATGGATAATAGCTATCTCACTTCTCAAATCCTGTCTACCTCATATGCCTCCGAAATCGAGGTTCCGGCCTTCAATTTTAATGGTTATACGGTTTGGGGTGCCACTGCTATGATGCTAAATGAGATTAGGGAATTGATGAAGCAGGTGTTATAA
- a CDS encoding lysophospholipid acyltransferase family protein has translation MPLFKRNPFGHILFVKKWLIRILGIMTHQRYKGFNTLEIEGSEIVRDLPGQGVLFVSNHQTYFADVVAMFHVFNASLSGRADTIKNVGYLWNPKLNIYYVAAAETMRKSLLTKVLAYVGSISIERTWRADGQNVNRQVKMSDISNIGKALQDGWVITFPQGTTTPWKPLRKGTAHIIKKYKPIVVPVVIDGFRRSFDKKGLYVKKKGILQSLVIKEPLEIDYDNDTVEAIIEKLEFAIEQHPSFLKVIPAEELLAYEEENKKRKWRQKA, from the coding sequence ATGCCTTTATTCAAGAGAAATCCATTTGGTCATATCCTATTTGTAAAAAAATGGTTGATCCGCATTCTGGGGATTATGACGCATCAGCGTTACAAAGGGTTTAATACTCTGGAAATTGAAGGTTCTGAGATAGTACGGGATTTGCCCGGCCAGGGTGTACTTTTTGTGAGTAACCATCAAACCTATTTTGCTGATGTGGTTGCCATGTTCCATGTCTTTAATGCCAGCCTTAGCGGACGAGCGGATACCATTAAAAATGTAGGCTACCTCTGGAATCCGAAACTGAATATTTATTATGTCGCGGCAGCCGAGACCATGAGAAAAAGTCTCTTGACCAAGGTCCTGGCCTATGTGGGTTCTATAAGTATTGAACGTACCTGGCGGGCAGATGGACAAAACGTCAACCGGCAGGTAAAAATGAGTGACATTTCCAATATCGGAAAGGCGCTTCAGGATGGCTGGGTGATCACTTTCCCGCAGGGTACCACTACCCCCTGGAAGCCCCTTAGGAAGGGCACAGCTCATATTATAAAAAAGTATAAACCCATTGTAGTTCCGGTAGTCATTGACGGATTCAGGCGATCCTTCGATAAAAAGGGCCTCTATGTAAAAAAGAAGGGAATACTTCAATCCCTGGTGATCAAAGAGCCCCTGGAGATCGATTATGATAATGATACGGTAGAAGCGATTATAGAAAAGTTGGAATTCGCCATTGAGCAGCATCCATCCTTTTTAAAGGTGATCCCGGCAGAAGAATTGTTAGCCTATGAGGAGGAAAACAAAAAACGTAAATGGCGGCAGAAGGCTTAA